A stretch of DNA from Pseudoalteromonas sp. A25:
ACTTGCTAAGGAGTGCTGTGCATTTGACGTATTTACTACAGCATATGCCGATGTGGCGATTGCTACTGCAGCAGCTGATACAATTACAAAGCGCTTACCAAACTTACTTTTCGTGACAATAACTTGATCTTGTCCACTGGTATCTTTAATCATGAGTCTTTCTCGTTATAAGGTTTAGTGCTCAACCACGCTAATTGCACCCGCTACACACAGCATAATCACTGGCGGCAACAAAAATAGTGAACAAAGCAACATATCCCTTTCCTAATCAATTTAGATAGACTCTCTATTCCATTTGCGTGCCAAAAATAAAAAATATTAAAATCAAAGGTTTAAATTTTTAGTGGCGAAAGTAATGTGTCCGCGGACAGAAAAAGTGTCCGCTTCGGACACTCAAATAGCAGCTGAATAGCAAACAAAAAGATGGGGACAAATGTTAAAAAATAACAATTGCAAAAAACAGCACTATTAGAGCAAAAATAAACCTCTTTTATATATGAATATTTTTATAAAAATAAGATGCACTTATCACTGAATTAGCCCGACCACACTGCCAAAATAGAGATTGAAATTAAATACACAGGCTTAAAACACTGCTTTTATTGCGTTTCAATTTCGCAATAGAGTAAAAAACCTAACCCTATTTTCATCACATCACTTTATTCAAAAAAAATAAAATATTCACAAAACCCCTTTGACACAAAATTACGTTACCTGTAATAATCCACAAAAATTTAACTCAATCTTAATTTTCTTACACATTCTCTTCACATTCATACGAGACAATGAAGTTAAGCAAATCTATAAGGATTAGATCACATGGGAAAATCTACTCACTTGTTTCATAGTAGAGACTTAGTTCAATGCGAAGCAAATAGCTTAATCGACCTAATTGCAGTCGATACATACAACAAACCAAATCAAGAGGTTTTCCACTTCATTGATGAAAAAGGCGAATCGGTAGAAGTTTTTGATTACCAAACACTTAGCAACTCAGTATCACGCATAGCAAAGTCACTGCTACAAATACAACAACGTAACACTGAGCATCAGGATCAAGCGCTTATTGTGCTCCCTCAGGGAGCTGATTTCGTAACATCATTTTATGGCTGTATGGCTGCGGGAATTATTGCCGTGCCATCGTTCCCACCTAAAAATCAGTTACAAATTGAGCGTTTACAATATGCTATCGAAGACTTAGGTAAGCCTATTGTCATCACCAATAACGCTGTCTTACCTTTGTTAAAAGAGCAACTCGCTCATTTACCTATTCGCTGGTTATTGGTTGAAGAGTGCGAAGCGATAGAGCCGCAACCACTACATAACTTCAAAACCAAAGAACAAGATATTGCTTTACTACAATACAGCTCTGGCACCACGGGCAAACCCAAGGGTGTGATCATTACCAATCAGAATATCCTTGAAAATTCAGAGTTGATCAGGCAAAGCTTTGGTCACCAAGAAGACAAAACGCGCATGATGCTATGGCTTCCACCGCATCATGATATGGGTTTAGTCGGGGGGGTTATGCAAGGCATTTACACTGGTTACCCAACCATGCTAATGCCCACTGATTTGTTTTTACGTAGCCAATTTCGCTGGCTAAAAGCCGTGACAGACTTTAGAGCCACCACCACAGGTGCACCTAATTTTGCTTTTGATTTGGCGGTAAAAAACATTCGCGAATCTCGCTTAGCAGAGCTTGATTTATCATCGCTGCAAAACTTATTTTGTGGCGCTGAGCCAATTAACGCTCAGACGGTTAACCAATTTTTTGATAAATTTGCGCAGTGCGGTTTAAAGCCTGAGGCATTTTTACCCTGCTACGGTATGGCCGAGGCAACATTGATGGTCAGTGGCAAGCCTCATTCGCAGCAATATAAACAACTATGCGTAGACGAGCCACTTCTCAAACGAGGTATGGTAAAAGCGGTTGATACACCTTCAGCGCGCAGCCAATGGTTAGTCAGCAGCGGTAAAGTGCATGATTCAATTGACGCTAAAATAGTAGACCCCAACAACCATATCGCGCTTGCAGACGGTCAAGTTGGCGAAGTTTGGTTACAGGGAAATAGTATCAGCCCAGGTTACTGGCAAGATAAAGAGCGTACCGATGCAAACTTTGGTTTGACACTGGCAGGACATAGCGAAACCTACCACCGTACAGGAGATTTGGGTTTCTATCACAAAGGTGAACTTTTCATCACCGGCAGGCTGAAAGAAGTCATCATTATCCGCGGTGCTAATTTTTATCCGCAAGACTTAGAGTACGAAGCATCGCTGGCCTTTCCTGAGCTTAAAAACTGTCGAAGTGCTGCATTTTCTGTCACAGAAGAAGGTAAAGAAGTGCTTGTAATGGCACTTGAGGTTCCGCGCAATGTCAGCGATTTTGATATTTTTGCAAAAACACTTAACGGCCGGTTGATTGAACGTTTTGGTGTAAAGGCCGATCAAATCCTATTTTTACCGCGCAAAACCATCAAGATCACTTCTTCAGGCAAGCTACAACGCGTAGCGATTAAGCAAGCATACGAACAAGGCACTTTACAAGCATATCACCGCTTCAGCTTGGAAGCTCAAGTCAATGATAGTCAAACAATTAGTGATGGCGCGGTGACTGAGCTAGACATCTTTGACATAGCCAGTGTTGAACATTGGCTAGTATGCAAAGTGAGTGAGTTAACGGGTGTTTCCATTGCACAAATCTCACCTAAAGATTCTCTGGCCAACGTCGGGCTAGATTCAGTATTAGCAATGGAAATTCTATTTAAGCTAGAGCAATTAACAGGCATCTATCTCGCTCCAGATGTGCTTTATAGCTGTAACACCCCTCATTTGTTAGCCAAGCAAATTACTACTGTAGCAAGTAAAACATCTAAAACGGAGTTAGATCCAACATGTTAAATGAATCAGTTCAAAGTGTATCCGCCAAGCTTTGCCAATTTATCACCCATAGCTACCTTGATGATGATGAGTTAATCGCACCTGATACGCCCATTATTGAACTTAATATTCTCGATTCTGCGTCAATCTTTGACGTAGTCGAATATATACATCGCGAGTTCGCTCTGCGCTTACCCGTGATAGACATTCACCCAGACAATTTTGCATCCGTCGAAGTACTTAGCAAATTAGTTGAACATCACAGGAACAAGGAGAACACGTTATGATCCCAAATCAATGGTATGCCATAACTAGATCGCAAGACGTAAAGAAAAAACCTCTCGGTATTAAGCGACTAGAAAAATTACTTGTGCTCTATCGCGACACACAAGGAAAACTCATTTGTATGGATGATAAATGTCCACACAAAGGCGTAAAACTCAGTTTAGGTGAGCAACATGGTGACCTTATCGCGTGTCCTTATCATGGCTTTCAATTTGATCAACAAGGTGACTGTGTTCATATGCCGGTATTAGGCAAAAATGGCGATGTACCAAAAGGAATGTGTGTCAAAACCTACAAAGTAACAGAAGCATATGGATTGGTTTGGTTTTGGTATGGCGAACAAATGGCCGAAGAAGATTACCCAGAAGTGCCAATGTTCAAACAGTTTAAAGAGTACGATGGCTATTACTCCTACTATGGCTGGGATGCCCCCATCAACTACACTCGATATGTCGAAAGTGTATGTGAAATTTACCATATTCCTTTTGTACACAAAGGTTCAGCAATCAACATCTGGGACCCTAAAGGTGGTCGTGTTGATGACTTTGAATGTAAAGTTGATGGCACATTGATCACCAGCGACTTTATTTTACGCCCAGATGATGAGCGCACTGCAGCCGAAACACTGGTCGCTCGTAAGCCTTGGACAAGAGGCTGGCGCTTTGGCATCGATGTACAAATGCCAAACTTAATCCAGATCCGCAGTGAAGTATTTGATGTGATTTTTATTCCTACACCTATCGATGAAAATACCTGTTGGGTGTGCGTGTGCTATCAAGAACCAAAACGCGACCTTTTATTGCCGTTGATTAAACCCCTACCTATTCCATTTTGGCGTCCTGTTCGTCCTTGGTATATGTGTCGTATCGAGCGCTTTGTACAACAAGCTAAAGATATGGCTGTCATCGCCCATCAGGAGCCAAAAGTATCTAGCCCTAAAGCTAATCGATTAATCCCGATTGATAAAGTGAACGCTCACTATATTCGTTTCCGCGAAAAGCTGATCCGTGAAGCCAAAGAACAACAAGCACACAACAAAATAAAAGAACAACCACACTTTGAAGCCCCAACCCTTGAGCAGATCATCGGTATTGAAGAAGTAAATTAAATGGAATTGAGCATGACAAAAAATAATGATTTAGCGACTGCTGTTCAGTCGTTAGTTTTAGACATCGTAAAAGAACAAACCTGCTACTCAGAGTCTGATCTGCTCCCTGATGTGCCTATGGAAGAAGGATTGGGAATTGACTCAATCATCTTGGCGTCAATTGTTGATGAGCTGCAACAGGTATTTGTATTTGAGCATAAACTAAACTCAGCGAGTTTTAATACCATTAACGACTTGCTTGCGCGCTGCGAAGGCGTTGCATTAAGTGAAAAAGGCCAAGCAAAACTTGTTACATTGGGTATCAACCATGATGTGCCAGTAAATGATGTATCCGTCAATGAATGCCCAACTGCTCAAGAAGGCCCATCACACACCACCATGCGTGATTTTGTCTCTGATGGCAGCCCTGATTTATTTAGCAAAGTACGTAAGTTTAATGACTTTTACGAAACGCAAGCACAAACAGGCAATTTTTGGTACGGCATGCCGCTGAGCTCTCGCTGTGAAAACCGCGCAACTATTTTTGATGCCTATCAAAATAAAGAACGTGAGTTTTTGATGTTCGCATCGAACAATTACCTTGGCTTAGCGAATGAACCTCGGGTTATTGATGCTATCTGCAAAGCAGCAAAAGAATATGGTGCAACCAATACAGGGTGTCGTTTGATTGGGGGTACAAACCATTTGCACCTCGAACTTGAAGAACGCTTAGCCCACTTCAAAGGTCGTGAAGCCTGTATTGTTTTTCCATCTGGTTACTCTGCAAACCTAGGTACTATCTCAGCACTAACAGGCCCAAAAGACACGGTTATTACAGATGTTTATAACCATATGAGCATCCAAGATGGTTGTAAGTTATCTGGCGCTAAAAAACGTATCTATAAACACAATGATATGGCGTCTTTAGAAGAAGTACTAAAAGGCTGCGCGGATTCAGAAGGCGGCAAGCTTATTGTTGCTGATGGTGTATTTAGCATGCACGGTAACATCGTAAAACTACCAGAAATGGTGCGCTTAGCTCGTAAGTATCAAGCACGTATCTTAATTGATGATGCACACTCTACGGGTATTTTAGGCGCAACGGGTTCAGGCACCGCTGAGCACTTTAATCTTAAACATGAAGTCGATTTAGAACTTGGCACCATGAGTAAAACACTCGCAGGGATGGGCGGCTTTGTGTGTGGTGACAAAGATGTCATTGATTATCTACGTTTTTATGCAAACAGCTATGTTTTTGCAGCCACAATTCCTGCGCACATTGCCGCAGGCCTGATCCAGTGTATTGATATCATTGAAAAAGAGCCTGAGCGTATTGAACGTTTATGGAGCAACGTTAACTACCTGCATAGCGCCTTAAAAGAACTTGGTTTTAACACTGGTGACAGTGAAAGCGCCATTATTCCTATTGTTATTGGTGATGAAGCCCTAGCAATGAAAATGGGCCATGCGGTTCGCCAACAGGGCATGTTCTGTCAAACCGTGGTGTTCCCAGGCGTTGCGGTAGGCGATGCAAGATTACGTATCAGTGTGCTATCACAACATACCAAAGCGGATTTAGATGGCGCTATTGAAATTCTAGTCAACGCAGCCAGAAGCGTTAATTTACCGAATTTTAAAGGCTAAAGGAGTAGCTATGAAAGAAATGTTGCCAACGGCGCTACATCAAGCCTTGTTTTATTGGGCAAACAAGCAACCTCAACAGCCATTTTTACTCGCTGAGCCAGCTTTGTGCTATCGCCAATCAGCTAACTATGTAAGCGCATTGGCAACACAACTTTCAGGTAGCCAACGAGTCGCTATTTGGCTTGAAAAGAACAACCATTATGCCCTGTCAATTTTGGCAGCGCTTAGCGCTGGCGCTTGCTATATCCCAATTGACAGCAAACAGCCTATTAACCGTGTTGACTTGATTTTAACCGACGCTCAAGCAGATACCTTAATCGTAGACGATAAACATCTGTTGCAAGTTACACCGCTTTTAGCAAAATACCCGCAACTTAAAATCGTGTTAATTGGTGAAAAGTGTGTCCAACAGGCGGCAAATACGAGCTTTTTTGACTGGCGCTTACACCTAGAAACCGAGCTGGCGCACACAAATGAACCTTGGCATAAAAATAGCCTTGCTGCGGTGCTTTTTACTTCTGGCTCAACAGGCCGCCCCAAAGGTGTGCAGCTAACACTTGGCAATATTCAGCATTTTGTTAGCTGGTGCCAAGATAATATGAGCTTGGATAGCTGCGATCGGTTTTTAAATCTAGCCAGCTTTAACTTCGATTTAAGTACTTTTGACCTATTTGTTTGCTTAGCAGTTGGTGGCAGTTTGTACATCGCCAATGATGATGCGCCAAAGCAACCAATGACATTAGCGAATGTGCTTAATGAACATCAGATCAGCGTGATGTATTGTGTGCCGTCACTGCTGAATTTGATGAACCGTATCGGTTTGTGGCAACAAGCAGAGCCCTTGGCACTACGCCATCTCATTTTTGCAGGAGAAGCAATGCCAAAGCCTTGTTTAAAAGGCCTTGCGAGCGCTTTACCTAGTACTCACTTTTACAATTTTTATGGACCAACAGAAACCAATGTTTGTCTTGCCTACAAAGTAACTGAGGCGGATGTTCTCAATAATGAGCCGATAGCCATTGGTCTGCCTATCGGGGATACCCAAGCATGGCTTATTGATGAACAAGGAAATCCGGTCACCAATGAGTCTGGTGCAATGGGAGAGCTTGTGATCCAAGGCAGCTGCGTAACACCTGGCTATTGCTTAGAATCGCAAAAGCTCGCAAATCATGCACTGCAAATTCACTCTACTGGTGACATTGCCCGCTATCAAAATGGCCAATATTACTACCATGGTCGTTGCGACCGTATGGTTAAAATTTCAGGTTTTCGCGTTGAGTTAGGTGAGATTGAAGCCTGTCTTTTGGCACACCCACAAATAAGTGAAGTAGCAGTAAGATACTGCGCTAACACCAGCAAGCTAATAGCAAGTTACGCATTGAATGATGCCCAAAGCAAGATTGGTACTTTAGCACTTAAAACATATAGTGCTCAGCACTTGCCTACCTACATGATCCCACACAAGTTTGAGTGTTTTGGTACGTTACCAAAAAATGCCAATGGCAAAATTGATTACCCAACCCTTGCGCAGGTGAATGATGATTAATAAGCAACAACATGCCATTGCCTTGTTGGATTTGCAGTCAAACGTTGGTACACAAAACGGATATTTGGATTGCCTGAGTGACTTAAAGCACTATTCAAAGTTTGCAATACCACCGATTTATAGAAAAGCAATCAATCGCATGCAATTACCATTGCTGCAACTGAGTATGGCGCTTTGTGAACGTTTTGATGCGTTTGTCCACGATGGCAGAACTGATGTGATAGTTTGCTCTGAGCCTTGTGCAGATAGGCAACTGGCTAACCACTATAGAGTAACGTCACAAGCATTGCTGGCTGAGCTAATCGCAACCACTGACAATGAAACTATAAAAAAGCAATTACATGATCTTAAGCCAACAGAGCTTGTCAGTAGCCACGATAAAGTGGGTGAAATGGCCACAACAATGGCAACACGCATCGCCCAAAGTGCAAAACTAAAAGGCCGCGCGTTTGCAATCAACAGCGGTGATGAGTCGTTATCTAAAGCCGTTGCTTTGGCTTATGACGCACTACTAAATCATAAAGCAGATGCAGTGCTTATTGCCGTTGCTAATGATTGGCAAACCCCTTCAGATATTCAGCCTTTGGCAGCGAGCACTTTGCTATTAGTCAGAACGGACAAAGCTATCGATAACGCAAAGGCTTATCTGCAGTATTGCCATCAACATAGCTTTGTGCCAGCAAAGCATGATTCGTCTAGCAATGCGGGCGTGGTAAATAGTGCTTTGCAACTGTCATCGTGGCTTGCAAAAAACCCTCAAGATACATGGCCCATTAGCCCACAGTTTAGCTTCAGCACTTCACCGTGTTGGTATAAAGCCCTCGAGCAAACAGCCATTACCATTTGTGATAAACAAATATGGCTGGCAGATAGACTTGGTACAAAAGCCTATTGGCAAGGATTAAATGACAAGCGCGGTGGTATTGCTTCGCTTGAACATAACACCATGGTATCAGGCACATTATTTAAACCCGATGGCGAAACACAAGATAGTTACTACTGTAGGCAAGCTGCAAAATTAAGCTCTGATCACCTTGATACATTAGCACATGCAAGCTACGACAATGCTCTCAATACCATGCTAAATGAGTGGCAACACCTTGCCTTGCCTAGTGATAAAAACACCTTAGTTATCACAGCGACTAATCTTGGCCCATACAGCGAGCGCCGTAAGTTATTACATGCAAAGTTCAGCAGTTTAGTTGAACAATGCCAAGAGATATTAACCGCTTATAATGATGATGCAGGCCTTGTACAACTACAAAAATGGCAAAGCCAGTTTACACAAGATGCGCAAAGTGAGCACAACCAAGCGCTCGGTCTTAGCCTGCAATTAGCGCAACATTTTCAGTTGAAAAACTACGATGCTTTAGCACTTGAAAGCGCCTGTGCAGGCTCTATGGCTGCTTTAGATTGTGCTATCAACGCGCTACAAAGCAAACGCGTAGATTATGCCATTGTGGCAGCGGCAGAGCTGCCGGTAAATCTGCATGACTTGTGTCTGTGCTCTAAGCAGCAAATGTTATCGCATTCGGTAATTGCCACATTTAGCGAACACGCCGATGGCTTTACCCCAGGTGACGGGCTGGGCGTTGTGATTTTAACTCGTGATGATATTGCGATAGCCAAAAATTATCCAAGACTTGCTCGAATTGAGGCCATAGGCTCAAGTACCTATAGCAAGTCAATGATAGCCCCAAATAGCGCAGGCCAAGTTGAGGCAATGCAGCACGCATTTGCGCAAACCGCGCTAACGCCGTCTGACATTGACTGGGTAGAAACCCACGGTACAGGTACCCCCATTGGTGATTTGGTTGAAATACAAGCGCTAAGCGAAGTGTATCAGCGGCGCGATAACAACTCACTTAAACTCGGCGCGCTTAAAACCCAGTTTGGTCATACCTTTGCCACAGCGGGCCTAGCAAGCCTCATCAAGGCATTGTTGAGCTTTGAACATAATTCCATTCCACACAATTTGTTGCGCGGCAAACTGCGCGACGAGTTAAACCTAGAAACACTGAATTTTGACCCAATGGCAAGTGCAAAACCTTATGCGCAGCCGCAAGGTAAACGCAGTGCGTCAATTAATGGATTTGGCACCGGTGGTGTGAACTACCACGTGATTATCAGCGATTGTACTTCTGAGACAACGCAAGGAACTCATGATGAACTTTGATTTTACAGAAAAACAACAACACATAGCCCAGCAAGCGGCAAGACTTGCGCAGTCACTCGAACTGAACGATTTAAGCAAGCGAGACTTAGCTGGCGA
This window harbors:
- a CDS encoding AMP-binding protein, which produces MGKSTHLFHSRDLVQCEANSLIDLIAVDTYNKPNQEVFHFIDEKGESVEVFDYQTLSNSVSRIAKSLLQIQQRNTEHQDQALIVLPQGADFVTSFYGCMAAGIIAVPSFPPKNQLQIERLQYAIEDLGKPIVITNNAVLPLLKEQLAHLPIRWLLVEECEAIEPQPLHNFKTKEQDIALLQYSSGTTGKPKGVIITNQNILENSELIRQSFGHQEDKTRMMLWLPPHHDMGLVGGVMQGIYTGYPTMLMPTDLFLRSQFRWLKAVTDFRATTTGAPNFAFDLAVKNIRESRLAELDLSSLQNLFCGAEPINAQTVNQFFDKFAQCGLKPEAFLPCYGMAEATLMVSGKPHSQQYKQLCVDEPLLKRGMVKAVDTPSARSQWLVSSGKVHDSIDAKIVDPNNHIALADGQVGEVWLQGNSISPGYWQDKERTDANFGLTLAGHSETYHRTGDLGFYHKGELFITGRLKEVIIIRGANFYPQDLEYEASLAFPELKNCRSAAFSVTEEGKEVLVMALEVPRNVSDFDIFAKTLNGRLIERFGVKADQILFLPRKTIKITSSGKLQRVAIKQAYEQGTLQAYHRFSLEAQVNDSQTISDGAVTELDIFDIASVEHWLVCKVSELTGVSIAQISPKDSLANVGLDSVLAMEILFKLEQLTGIYLAPDVLYSCNTPHLLAKQITTVASKTSKTELDPTC
- a CDS encoding acyl carrier protein, with translation MLNESVQSVSAKLCQFITHSYLDDDELIAPDTPIIELNILDSASIFDVVEYIHREFALRLPVIDIHPDNFASVEVLSKLVEHHRNKENTL
- a CDS encoding aromatic ring-hydroxylating oxygenase subunit alpha, which codes for MIPNQWYAITRSQDVKKKPLGIKRLEKLLVLYRDTQGKLICMDDKCPHKGVKLSLGEQHGDLIACPYHGFQFDQQGDCVHMPVLGKNGDVPKGMCVKTYKVTEAYGLVWFWYGEQMAEEDYPEVPMFKQFKEYDGYYSYYGWDAPINYTRYVESVCEIYHIPFVHKGSAINIWDPKGGRVDDFECKVDGTLITSDFILRPDDERTAAETLVARKPWTRGWRFGIDVQMPNLIQIRSEVFDVIFIPTPIDENTCWVCVCYQEPKRDLLLPLIKPLPIPFWRPVRPWYMCRIERFVQQAKDMAVIAHQEPKVSSPKANRLIPIDKVNAHYIRFREKLIREAKEQQAHNKIKEQPHFEAPTLEQIIGIEEVN
- a CDS encoding aminotransferase class I/II-fold pyridoxal phosphate-dependent enzyme; this encodes MTKNNDLATAVQSLVLDIVKEQTCYSESDLLPDVPMEEGLGIDSIILASIVDELQQVFVFEHKLNSASFNTINDLLARCEGVALSEKGQAKLVTLGINHDVPVNDVSVNECPTAQEGPSHTTMRDFVSDGSPDLFSKVRKFNDFYETQAQTGNFWYGMPLSSRCENRATIFDAYQNKEREFLMFASNNYLGLANEPRVIDAICKAAKEYGATNTGCRLIGGTNHLHLELEERLAHFKGREACIVFPSGYSANLGTISALTGPKDTVITDVYNHMSIQDGCKLSGAKKRIYKHNDMASLEEVLKGCADSEGGKLIVADGVFSMHGNIVKLPEMVRLARKYQARILIDDAHSTGILGATGSGTAEHFNLKHEVDLELGTMSKTLAGMGGFVCGDKDVIDYLRFYANSYVFAATIPAHIAAGLIQCIDIIEKEPERIERLWSNVNYLHSALKELGFNTGDSESAIIPIVIGDEALAMKMGHAVRQQGMFCQTVVFPGVAVGDARLRISVLSQHTKADLDGAIEILVNAARSVNLPNFKG
- a CDS encoding AMP-binding protein codes for the protein MKEMLPTALHQALFYWANKQPQQPFLLAEPALCYRQSANYVSALATQLSGSQRVAIWLEKNNHYALSILAALSAGACYIPIDSKQPINRVDLILTDAQADTLIVDDKHLLQVTPLLAKYPQLKIVLIGEKCVQQAANTSFFDWRLHLETELAHTNEPWHKNSLAAVLFTSGSTGRPKGVQLTLGNIQHFVSWCQDNMSLDSCDRFLNLASFNFDLSTFDLFVCLAVGGSLYIANDDAPKQPMTLANVLNEHQISVMYCVPSLLNLMNRIGLWQQAEPLALRHLIFAGEAMPKPCLKGLASALPSTHFYNFYGPTETNVCLAYKVTEADVLNNEPIAIGLPIGDTQAWLIDEQGNPVTNESGAMGELVIQGSCVTPGYCLESQKLANHALQIHSTGDIARYQNGQYYYHGRCDRMVKISGFRVELGEIEACLLAHPQISEVAVRYCANTSKLIASYALNDAQSKIGTLALKTYSAQHLPTYMIPHKFECFGTLPKNANGKIDYPTLAQVNDD
- a CDS encoding polyketide synthase, producing MINKQQHAIALLDLQSNVGTQNGYLDCLSDLKHYSKFAIPPIYRKAINRMQLPLLQLSMALCERFDAFVHDGRTDVIVCSEPCADRQLANHYRVTSQALLAELIATTDNETIKKQLHDLKPTELVSSHDKVGEMATTMATRIAQSAKLKGRAFAINSGDESLSKAVALAYDALLNHKADAVLIAVANDWQTPSDIQPLAASTLLLVRTDKAIDNAKAYLQYCHQHSFVPAKHDSSSNAGVVNSALQLSSWLAKNPQDTWPISPQFSFSTSPCWYKALEQTAITICDKQIWLADRLGTKAYWQGLNDKRGGIASLEHNTMVSGTLFKPDGETQDSYYCRQAAKLSSDHLDTLAHASYDNALNTMLNEWQHLALPSDKNTLVITATNLGPYSERRKLLHAKFSSLVEQCQEILTAYNDDAGLVQLQKWQSQFTQDAQSEHNQALGLSLQLAQHFQLKNYDALALESACAGSMAALDCAINALQSKRVDYAIVAAAELPVNLHDLCLCSKQQMLSHSVIATFSEHADGFTPGDGLGVVILTRDDIAIAKNYPRLARIEAIGSSTYSKSMIAPNSAGQVEAMQHAFAQTALTPSDIDWVETHGTGTPIGDLVEIQALSEVYQRRDNNSLKLGALKTQFGHTFATAGLASLIKALLSFEHNSIPHNLLRGKLRDELNLETLNFDPMASAKPYAQPQGKRSASINGFGTGGVNYHVIISDCTSETTQGTHDEL